A window of Variovorax paradoxus genomic DNA:
GTGGCACTCGGAGCAGGTTAAAACCTCCCGTTGAAAGGTTAGAGGAAGAAATGGCACAGCAACTGATCGTCGGATTCATCGTCGCCGCCGCCGCGTTCTATGCGGTCTGGCGCTGGATGCCCGCAGGCTGGCGGCGCGGTGCCGCGCAGAAGCTCGCGGCCGGCACGCACCGCGCGGGCTGGGTCGACGAAGAGCGCGCCAGGGAGCTGGCCGCCTCGCTGGCCAAGACATCGGGCTGCGGCTCGTGCGACAGCTGCGGAAGCTGCGCTCCCAAGACACCCCTCAAACCCACCGAAGCCGACAAGGCCGCGAGCCCCACGTCCAGCGCGCTGTCGTCCACGCACAGCCGCTGAGCCGATGCCCGCGCACATCCTCGTCGCCGGGGGCGGCATCGGGGGGCTGGCCACCGCGCTGGCGCTTTC
This region includes:
- a CDS encoding DUF6587 family protein; protein product: MAQQLIVGFIVAAAAFYAVWRWMPAGWRRGAAQKLAAGTHRAGWVDEERARELAASLAKTSGCGSCDSCGSCAPKTPLKPTEADKAASPTSSALSSTHSR